One region of Cydia pomonella isolate Wapato2018A chromosome 25, ilCydPomo1, whole genome shotgun sequence genomic DNA includes:
- the LOC133531473 gene encoding uncharacterized protein LOC133531473 gives MFCIQEKDSHTDPFATTEKDPLAAQSSSDDEPAPKRLKTFTPSLNLQVYQIPAFNKGLSIFPTPDVKLPKFVNNPLNLANPLALPSIQASNVVKSLHSRYSLPAKLSITPVQTPKSCDSGGIVRYKKNGEVAKKRGPPKGYKRKPKVDLSQSLNNGALLQAQNTILTSLLAATNTTLSVSQPRPVPVAPKVTIVPKVKVPDGVELVEMTLDPEDWFPAEPYRMSFSRKKNPKWKTFPYRCEHCFKGYRVASTLLQHSGERHGCVPRALAVPCPCCPHVSPRRKLHKKHLETHEGKRRRIFCLYCLPPRDPSEPYVKESEKYPFDKFPQYWYASEESLRLHKKRKHPYAAMLHYNWFNTWTDAIPNS, from the exons ATGTTCTGCATCCAAGAAAAAGACTCTCACACGGACCCGTTCGCCACCACTGAAAAAGACCCGCTAGCAGCCCAGTCCTCCTCCGACGATGAACCAGCCCCGAAGCGCCTCAAAACCTTCACACCATCCCTCAACCTTCAAGTGTACCAAATACCTGCTTTCAACAAGGGTCTATCCATATTCCCGACCCCGGATGTGAAACTGCCAAAATTTGTGAACAATCCATTAAACTTGGCTAATCCTCTGGCGTTGCCAAGTATCCAGGCCAGTAATGTGGTCAAGTCGCTGCATAGTAGATATTCACTGCCGGCCAAGCTAAGCATAACGCCGGTGCAAACACCGAAGAGTTGTGATTCAGGTGGAATTGTCAG GTATAAGAAGAATGGTGAGGTCGCCAAGAAAAGGGGCCCACCAAAAGGTTACAAGAGGAAACCTAAAGTCGATCTATCACAGAGTTTAAATAACGGAGCACTCTTACAG GCACAAAACACGATCCTGACGAGTCTCCTGGCCGCCACCAACACCACACTGAGCGTGAGCCAGCCCAGGCCAGTGCCTGTAGCGCCCAAGGTCACTATAGTGCCCAAAGTTAAAGTTCCAGATG GCGTGGAGCTCGTAGAAATGACCTTGGACCCTGAAGACTGGTTTCCTGCGGAGCCCTACCGCATGTCGTTCAGCCGCAAGAAGAACCCCAAGTGGAAGACCTTCCCCTACAGATGTGAGCACTGCTTCAAG GGCTACCGAGTAGCCTCAACCCTCCTGCAGCACTCCGGCGAGCGCCACGGCTGCGTGCCCCGCGCGCTGGCCGTCCCGTGCCCGTGCTGCCCGCACGTCAGCCCGCGCAGGAAGCTGCACAAGAAGCATCTCGAGACGCACGAGGGCAAGAGACGGAGGATATTCTGTCTCTACTGCCTGCCACCTA GAGACCCATCAGAGCCCTACGTGAAAGAATCCGAGAAGTACCCGTTCGACAAGTTCCCACAATACTGGTACGCCTCCGAGGAGTCCCTCCGGCTGCACAAGAAGCGGAAACACCCGTACGCCGCCATGCTGCACTACAACTGGTTCAACACGTGGACCGACGCTATACCTAATAGCTAG